One part of the Pristis pectinata isolate sPriPec2 chromosome 15, sPriPec2.1.pri, whole genome shotgun sequence genome encodes these proteins:
- the LOC127578168 gene encoding lysoplasmalogenase-like protein TMEM86A, with translation MGLQRRCHGNSNSVPPPPEQAVAVGTATLFPPPRNGPSPWEQEEPPSGSGGDGAAPALLVRYEYGLPEQPPDQLKVFLKCLPVLVLIALILESQHGNDFSLRLVVAMGFAAAGDVCQLYKDQHFTHGVISFGIAYCLFAVAFGLKVDHKCLGALICVVATATYYLVTPGVQGVSQPVVLAYTLAVLLMIWRAMAWWRNTHHRSSLCAMYGAIILAISNVILSNHIFQFPVPHSPLLLSSCYYTGQLLIAMSSL, from the exons ATGGGGCTGCAGCGCCGTTGCCATGGGAACAGCaactctgtccccccccccccggaacagGCCGTCGCCGTGGGAACAGCGACTCTGTTTCCTCCCCCCCGGAACGGGCCGTCACCATGGGAACAGGAAGAGCCCCCGAGCGGAAGCGGCGGCGATGGAGCTGCACCAG CTCTCTTGGTCAGGTACGAGTACGGATTACCAGAGCAACCTCCGGACCAGCTGAAGGTGTTCCTCAAGTGCCTGCCGGTCCTAGTCCTCATCGCTCTGATCCTGGAGAGCCAGCATGGAAATGACTTCTCCCTCAGGCTGGTGGTAGCCATGGGCTTTGCTGCTGCAG GTGACGTGTGCCAGCTCTACAAAGATCAACACTTCACTCATGGTGTAATCTCTTTTGGGATTGCATACTGTCTGTTTGCAGTGGCATTTGGGCTGAAGGTAGACCACAAGTGCCTGGGTGCTCTAATCTGTGTGGTGGCTACGGCAACATATTACTTGGTAACTCCTGGTGTCCAGGGTGTGTCACAGCCCGTTGTGCTTGCCTACACGCTGGCGGTCTTGCTGATGATCTGGAGGGCCATGGCTTGGTGGAGGAATACTCACCACAGGAGCAGCTTGTGTGCCATGTATGGGGCAATCATTCTCGCCATCTCCAATGTCATCCTGTCCAATCACATCTTCCAGTTCCCCGTCCCCCACAGCCCCCTTCTGCTCAGTTCCTGCTACTACACGGGGCAATTGCTCATCGCCATGTCTTCACTCTAG